The nucleotide sequence ATCGTGCCGTAAGGCATCCATCTAACATTCGCTTGACCTGCATTTGCGGCTTGTCCGCAATGTCAGGTTGAAGCGGGTGTTAGGTGATAATTCCTTTTTCAACAAGAAATTTAGCAACGCCATCGTTATCATTTGTATCAGTCACAAATTTTGCAATTATTTTCAATTCACTAATTGCATTTCCCATTGCCACATTATTTTTACAAAATTTGAACATTTCAATATCATTGTAATCATCACCAAAACAATATATATCATTAGAACTAATTTTATATTTTTTAGAAATTTCATCAATTGATTTCTCTTTTGATGCATTCTTATCCATTATTTGAATTAATGTCCTTGAATCCGTTTCTATTACATTACAAATGTTATTAAACTTTTCATTTAAATAATTTAAATCTGAATAAGAATTTATCAATATCTTATTCGGATTTTTTTGAAGTAACTTAGCCTCAGTAATAATTTCAGGACCATCCTTTACAGAATAAAAATCCTTAAAATCAAAATCGGAAGATGAAAACCATGTATCATTATCTTCGATAGAAACCACGGCAGATTTATCATTTTCTTTTATATAATAAAATACTTCCTTAAAGACATCTTTTTCTATAAAATGAGAAAAAGTTATACCATCAAAACAGCGAACAAGAGCACCATTATAATAAATATTATCAGTTGGAACTCCAAGTTTTTTAATCTTAGAATCTATGCTTCTAGGAGGGCGAGCCGTTGCTATTACAATTTTATGACCGGCTAAATATAGCTTTTGAACAGCATTTTTATTAGATTCAGATATTTCCTTTTTAGAATTTAATAAAGTTCCATCTAAATCAAATACAAATAACATTTTTCCTCCAAGCGCCCCTGAGGGGCGTCCACATAATATTCGCTTAACCTGCATTTGCGGCTTGTCCGCAATGTCAGGTTGAAGCGGGTGTTATGTGTTTTTTAATTTCTTATATATTTGATTAACTTTTTCTTATGAATATTGTTTTCTTTCTTCATTAGTAAAATCATATATAACAGGATTTATTAATAATAAGCATAAACTAATAAATTCTTTTTCTGATAATTCACTATATTCCTTATTATAATAAAATTTTGCAGCATCAATAAGACCATATTTTCCATTTCCAAAGTAAAGTCTTGAACAGACATAATTATAGCAAATTTTACTATCAATTTTTTTTCATTACATATCTTTTAGTAGCCAGTTCTATAATATTTCTGTTTATTGATAATTGTTTCTTAAAATCATTTAAATATGTACTCGCTGCAACTAAAGTAATTTTATTATTAGATGTAAATGCATCATATATTAAAAAGAAATAATTAGTAAATTCATATTCTCTTTTCTTATTAATTATATAACTAGCTATAGCCATTTGACCTTCATTTAATAAAACAGTAGTTAAATATAAAAAATTTTGTTGATTTACTTTTTCTTCTTTACTTTTTACATAAATATTTAATCCAATATATAAACATAAATATTATTAAAATTAATATAATTACAACAAATTTAATAATATTTAAGAATAGTTTCATTTTTTATCCTTGTTATTTTTTCTAGCTATTTTGACTTCTTTCTTTATTTGCTGTTTTTTTCTTAGTTCTTCAACTTTATAATCAGGATTTTCTAAGTCACACATTTCTATTATTTCCTTTTTAGATTTATTTTTAAATATTTTATAAGTTGTATGAATGCTTTTTGACATTTTAATCTTTTACCTCCAACGCTTTGCGTTGTGCACATAACATGCGCTTAACCTGCATTTGCGGCTTGTCCGCAATGTCAGGTTGAAGCGGGTGTTAGCACTTTTAAATTCTTTCTATGTTTACCCTGTAGCCAAGAGAATTTACAACAGATAAAAAAGTCTGATAATTTATTTTATCTGCTGTTTTATTATTTCGTAATTTTTGAATGATTGTCGGTGATACTTCAGCTTTCCTCGCAAGTTCTCTAACAGATATATTTTCCTCTTCCATTTTTTCAAGTATAAATTCCGATAGTAGAAAGTTATTATATTCTTTATCAAACTTCTTTTTTTGTTTTATATCATTTTTTATGTACTTATCAAAGGTCGACTCTTCCATAATCATATCACTCCTCATATAAATGTTCATATATTTTTTTATTTTCTAAAGCGATTGTCTTTTCTGCCAACGGCAGTTTATTCGTTCTTTTACAAAATCCATTTGTTACAATTATTTTCTTTCCTTTCTTAAAAAAACATAAATATCTATCAGGCTGAGGTTTAAATGCATAAATTTCATCTCCTTCATATCTGAATTTTGTTTTATCAAATATTTTACCGAAATCACCTATTTTCTTTACCAACATAAGAAATTTTCGTTTTTGAGAAGGTGATGCTTTTCTAAAGTATTCAAATGCTTGACTATATCCTGCTTTATCATAAAACCATTCAATTCTAAAAAAGACACCTTCATATATCAAGCAATTCTCTTTATCCATATTATATTGTACCATTTTTATGATACAACATCAATACCTACTACAATAAAATTTAAAAAAATTATTCTTTTTTTTGCACCGCGAAAGCGGTGTCATGCTAACTACCGCTTGACCTGCATTTGCGGCTTGTCCGCAATGTCAGGTTGAAGCGGGTGTTAGATGCTCATTCCTATTGTATTCCAAATTGTAATTTCATTGTTATTGTTGCGGTCTTTTGTTTTGATGTAGTATTAAAAGTTCCCTCCCAAGAATAATCTTCATTTGAATTTCTAGCTATTATTTGAAATACACACATATTTGCATTCTTCAATCGTCCTAGTTTAAATCCTGATTTACTCGCTATTGTTTCTGCTCTAGTTTTTGCATTTTCAGTTGCATATTCAATTAATTCTTTTTTCAATTCAGTCAGTTTCGTATAATAATATTGTGGTTTAGATGAATAGAATTCAACCCCCATATTGATTAACTCTGTAATTTCTCGTGAAATAGTTTCTATTTTCTCTACTTCGTTTGATTCAATCTTTATATCTTGCATTAAGCGATATCCCTTAAAAAGACGTTTTTGGTTTTTATCCATGTCATATATTGTTTCATATTCCTTATCAATTACTACTGCTGAAAATAAATATTCATTTGTTGACACATTTCGCTTTTTTAGAAAGTCTATTATTTTATTTTGATCAAGCTGCAATCGCTCATACGCATTTTTTAAATCAATATCAGTCTGTGAAAATGAACCAGACCATACAATCAAATCAGATTCAAAATCTTTTGTTCCCAAACCTGTTACTTGGATTACTTCACTCTATTTATTTCTTTCCAAAAATGTCTTTGATAAAACAATTAATGATATAATAATTGTAAATAGAATCATAGAAAGTTTTATAATTTCAATCTTAGATTCATTTCTTATTTCCATACCATACCTCTTATTTATAAAAAAATATTCGCACCGCGAAAGCGGTGTCCGTCTAACATTCGCTTGACCTGCATTTGCGGCTTGTCCGCAATGTCAGGTTGAAGCGGGTGTTAGACGCTATTTTTAAATATAACTATATACTATTTAATTATATTTGCTTTTATTTTATCAAACTCAGTTGGTAAAAACTCTATTTTTATTGAATCGTTAAAATATTCGTTATCAAAGCCTTGTATTATTATTGTTCCGATAAATTTTTCTACATCATATTCTCCTAGACATTCATCAAGAAATAAAAATCCAATCTGACTATAAATTTCACATTCGATCTCAGTATATCCATTGCAAAAAAGAACAATTCCTATTTTACTTTTATCTTCATCTTTTATAAACATAAATCTTATATCATTTGGACAAACTTCTTTATCTTCTATTTTAATTGAATTCTCTATTTTTCTTCTCGGGCGAAATTTTATAAAAGTCCATTCTGATAATTCCGGTTTTAATAAATACAATTTTTCTACTGCAGGAAATGCATCTAGTATTCCATCTGCACTAATTACAAAATCTCTTTTTCCATTTTTTACAGAACTAATTTCAAACGTTAGATCAGGATTTATTTTACGTAATTGAATTTGAAGTTCATTAAAAATTTTTTCCTGATTTATTTCATAATTGTATATTAATTGTGAGTTTTTACAAAACCAACACCAAAATTTTTCTTCTTTTGTCTTTACAAAACATGATATTAAGCCCATAAACATAAATCCTATAATAAATATAATTTTTTCATTTTCTTTCTTGTTGCCCATTGGGCAATCCGTCTAACATTCGCTTAACCTGCATTTGCGGCTTGTCCGCAATGTCAGGTTGAAGCGGGTGTTAGGTTTATTCTCGTTTCCAAACAGCTTAATTATAATTAGAGCTTACTCAACAGATTGAATATTAGCATACACAGACTGCATATTTTTTATAATCTTATCTACTTTACTATTATTCATTCCCAGTTTTATACTCTTTTCAATATTATTTATGCATTCTTCTTTTTTACCATTAGCCATGTTAATAATGGAACGGTTTAAATATGGAAGCGGATATTTATTATCAATACTTAAAGCCTCTTTAATATATTTTTCTGCTTCTTCATATTGTTTTTTATTTATATAAATACAACTAATATTGTGTTTAACCATGGCTAAAATATCTATCGTATAAACAGACCATGTCATCCAGAGAATCATTTTTTTCCATGGTTTTTCCTCAATACAACGCTCAAATTGTAAAAAGTGATATAATGCTTTATCTAAATCATTTTTATTCATATACTTTCTACCGGTGTAGAAATCTTGATAAAAGTA is from Treponema denticola and encodes:
- a CDS encoding HAD family hydrolase, coding for MQVKRILCGRPSGALGGKMLFVFDLDGTLLNSKKEISESNKNAVQKLYLAGHKIVIATARPPRSIDSKIKKLGVPTDNIYYNGALVRCFDGITFSHFIEKDVFKEVFYYIKENDKSAVVSIEDNDTWFSSSDFDFKDFYSVKDGPEIITEAKLLQKNPNKILINSYSDLNYLNEKFNNICNVIETDSRTLIQIMDKNASKEKSIDEISKKYKISSNDIYCFGDDYNDIEMFKFCKNNVAMGNAISELKIIAKFVTDTNDNDGVAKFLVEKGIIT
- a CDS encoding transglycosylase domain-containing protein, with the translated sequence MDSKICYNYVCSRLYFGNGKYGLIDAAKFYYNKEYSELSEKEFISLCLLLINPVIYDFTNEERKQYS
- a CDS encoding helix-turn-helix domain-containing protein, encoding MEESTFDKYIKNDIKQKKKFDKEYNNFLLSEFILEKMEEENISVRELARKAEVSPTIIQKLRNNKTADKINYQTFLSVVNSLGYRVNIERI
- a CDS encoding type II toxin-antitoxin system RelE/ParE family toxin, producing the protein MVQYNMDKENCLIYEGVFFRIEWFYDKAGYSQAFEYFRKASPSQKRKFLMLVKKIGDFGKIFDKTKFRYEGDEIYAFKPQPDRYLCFFKKGKKIIVTNGFCKRTNKLPLAEKTIALENKKIYEHLYEE
- a CDS encoding SIMPL domain-containing protein, giving the protein MQVTGLGTKDFESDLIVWSGSFSQTDIDLKNAYERLQLDQNKIIDFLKKRNVSTNEYLFSAVVIDKEYETIYDMDKNQKRLFKGYRLMQDIKIESNEVEKIETISREITELINMGVEFYSSKPQYYYTKLTELKKELIEYATENAKTRAETIASKSGFKLGRLKNANMCVFQIIARNSNEDYSWEGTFNTTSKQKTATITMKLQFGIQ
- a CDS encoding tetratricopeptide repeat protein — protein: MNRTLCLKILYGVILISLATIVYWSISNTNKDYPLVTSLFIGLLLLIIPGRISQYFYQDFYTGRKYMNKNDLDKALYHFLQFERCIEEKPWKKMILWMTWSVYTIDILAMVKHNISCIYINKKQYEEAEKYIKEALSIDNKYPLPYLNRSIINMANGKKEECINNIEKSIKLGMNNSKVDKIIKNMQSVYANIQSVE